AGAAAGGGAGCTCCTTTTGTCCTTTGATCTTCCGATGGAGGAGCAGATGGGAGGGAGCGAGGATAGATGGAAAGGTTCACTAGAAAACATAACGGAGATGGCTTCGAATCTCGATTCTCTCCAGAAGCTTCTCCTCAAAAAGGCTGTCTTCGTTGAAGAAGACACTTTCTCTAGAGCTTCTCTCGTCTCCGAGCAAGCCCGAACAATCAAGGTCCGTTagaaagctattttctggtgaTTGTCTTAGTGACTTCTATAGAAGTTAATTGGCTGAAAGTTTCTATCTTTAAGTCGATTTTGATGATTGTCTTAGTGATTTCTGGATTTGATCGTTCGATCTGGTTGATCATTATTGCCTCTGAGATTTTTTGGATCTGATCATTCGTTCTGGTTAATTTTGTGAAACATCGTCATTACTCTAGCTTAGTGTGAATCTGGAATTGCATCAGATGGTGAATTTAGATACACATCAGTTTCATTGTGCTCCAAGAGCTCgaaagtttgaatctttgtaTCGTAATCACCTGAATACTTGTAACTAGTTGGATTAGTGATTACCAATGAGCTTGtggctttgattttttttatctattgaTAGCTGCAAATGATCACAAAATCATGAAAGGCTGAACCTTTGAGGTTTCCCCATGAAGTTTGGAAGAGCAATAATTTTTGCTTGTGTATTCTTTTCAATGTTTTTGGTTTAGGTTCTTGAGCAAAGGGTACAAACACTAGAAAGAGAACTAGATGCTGCCATCACAGCTGCTGCTCATGCTCGCTCAGAGAAACGCCAAGCTGAGTCCTCCCAAAAAGCTGCTGAATCACGTGCCCATGAGGTCACAAAAGAGCTCGAAAACACCACAAGTATGTATATTTTGGAATTATCAAAGCCCTTGTTTTGTAGTCAATGCACCAGTTCTGGTTTGATGttctttggattgaattgaTGAAACGAGATTGTTTGTTTCAGAGGTTTTCAAGCTGCATATGGAGGAGCTCCGAGGGATGCAAGAACAGATATCCAAACGTGATAACGAGATCAAGCTCTTGGAAGCTATCATCCAAACGCTCGGTGGAAAAGAGCGACTGAGAAAAACTGGTGTTAATGAATGATCATGCGTTTCTTTCACTTGTAATATTCTTTGTAACCCGAGTTTGTGTGACATTTTCTGTAATCATATACTCtcacaagataaaaaaatattaatcaaaactATGTTATAACTGAGTTCTTTGTGATTTAGTCTTTGAATTAAATAGAGATTCACTTTTCTGAAGCAGGAATGAATCAAGGAAACTCGAATGAACTTGAATAAGGAACGAAGAAATTGATTAAGGTTGTTTCAAAAAGAGTACAAGTTAAGAGAGACAAAGATGCGCAGATTGTTGTGAGCTGCATCTATCATCTACGGTTCGACAGCTACAATCTCAAGTGTCTCACTATACAACTATACACCTCTGGAGAATTCATCTAAAGAGTTGGACCAAGATTAAGGCTGGTTCGTCCTTATGGGATTGCATTGTGTGACAATATGTAACATATATTGTATAATATCAACTGCAATACTGAGAAAGCTTAATCTATACATATGCAGATGCAAATAATGAGAAACCAATTGGTCCAAGGGTGAGTAATGATTCTATTTGACATATTCCAAAGCAACAAAAAAAGGAAGACGTTGAAGCACCAGTAAATTTGCATTTTTCACTCTTGTAACTTTCATATTTCATTAAACTTCTATAGGATACTATGAATTTGCATTTTTGCAACAAAATCTGGAAAAACCTTTATAGAAATTTTCTTGgataacattttttaagtttttttgtcacaaaaatatatttcaataagaaaaatgactaaaataagttttattaaaaaggtaaaaatacattttatcctaatgttaactaatttagacctagagtttagagttaaagagtAATCATATAGTTAAAGAGTAGTGGAATTTTGAAATagggtttcaaatttaaaaaaaataaaaaataaatattaaaattttcaaaataaaaagaggcAGTGCCGTGCAAAGGGTTCTAGGGGCCTAAagcaagttttaaaaataaatttatatacaactataaaaaaaaaaacaattttctaatACGACATATCACCTTCGCGAAATACATAAGTTTAACACTTacaagaataaatttatcacgTAAATATGCTATGTTGTGTCCTATAAGAAAAAAGTATATGGATTTAAAAATTGAGTTATTCGATTCtcgtggatttttttttttagaaaaaagtttaagcaattaaaatagaaattattttaaattttggagtcctaaaaacataatattattcgGGGGCATAAAACGAATGCCTTTTTCAATACACTGTAGGCACGCCTCTGAAAAGAAGCTattaacatatacatatacaatattcACACCGTAAAATCGCGGACAAACACCTAATAGATTTTAAAacagtaaataaataatatatagagaTAATGGAACTCCAATTTGGACAAATGATCCGATCTATCACccgatatattttaaaacagtaTGACCATATTAAACCGTCATAAGAAATTAACATCTACCAGACTATATTtacattttgttaaaattaaatatttttaaatataattgatgataaatattatttttctataattgAAAACCTGAATTATCAATTGTACAGCATTACTTGACCAAGAAGCTTCCACAATTCTAGTTCCATTATGCTAACCAAGATCATGTTTAGTACATTCATCATTCTCTAAAACGATTTATAAAACTAGAGTCGCTAATGATAACCAATTGGAGCTGCTGCTTCTCGCAACTCCTTCCCTTGATTACGAATGTCCTGCAAAATAATAACTCAACATGCAACATTAACAGCTCACAACACACAACACTAGCTAAAAAAAAACCACATACTACTAATCGATATACTTTTTAagataaaactgaaaaatgGTTTGTATGTGTCTAGTACACTACACTTACGGAAGCAAAATGGTTGACATCTCGATGATGAGCTTCATCAGCACGAATCACAGTGACAACATCTTTCAACGTAGCATCTTCCGGCAACCTCCAATAATCAATCGCTATCGCCGGCGCCTCAACGTTCTCGATCTTCCCATCATCGATGTCTTTGAGAAACTCCGTGTAAGAATGTATAGCTTCTTCTTCCAAGTATCCAACGATACGATGAGCCAACCGTGGCGAAACCACGTAACAAGTGAAGAAAGAGCTGAAGAAAACGCCTTGAACGAGTATCACTAGAAGACGCTCGTACCATTTGGGTTTGACTAACTCCATCATCGTCATTAGATGCATCCTCTCGTTCTCTGCTTCTTCTAGCAACGCTTTGATCCATCCTCCGCTGTGTTCGAATCTTCGGATTGATTTTAGGTGGAGGAGCATTCCTCCTACCATTCCTGGTACGGCTGCTACTGTCTCTAGCATCATTGCTCTGCATCCGTAACGTCTCTGCGGTCAATGTAGTAAAGTTTTTGTAATAAGATTCGAACGTGTAATAGTCTAAACAAAACGCATACATGGATCTTATGTCATGCGAGGATCATGCCTGAAAGAATATGTCGGTGGGAACACGGAGGATCTTGACTATCACGTACGCGATTTTGTCGGCCATATTCTTTGGAACGTGGTGCTTCTTAAAATCTATCGTTAAGTCTGCTTGATGTGTCTCCCACGGCTGTTCCAGATATACATTATTATAGATGCTTAGCATACACTCCtcatattttaaattctatgaTGTTTTGGTTAAAGCCACAAAAACTAAGAGATACATTTTTTTCCTAAAAGATAATATTAAGAtgtaaatttaaactaattaatGGTCACACAAAATTcagtaaaactaaaatttatatacaattatacaaaatatctaATATTGTACATTTTGAAACATTAAAAACTCTACAAAACATCGTTGTAAAgtatacaaaattcaaaatatatattcattgtCAGTCATATAAATACTATCAGTtaccaaattttaaaaaactttagaGTACTTTTTTggcaaaataaattttaagtgCTTGATATATACATGGATCATACAAATCATTATCCAACTCTTAATCAGTAATTGTTCCGAGCCTCATAAATCCCAAATTAAGTCGGTCTTAAACTCTTGATGCATATTTAAACTTACCATAAAACAGTTCCAAGGCCATTTGGACCCATCTTTGCGAGCAATCTTCATTTTGGCCGTCTCTATTCCCCAATAACTCGGAACCGTCACAGATCCACCGCCGTCTTGATCTTTCCTCACCGTATCGAGCCTCGGcttttcatctttcttttcGGTAGCCGACGCAGAACACATCCTCCTCCACCTCATGTTGAAATCTCCCATCAAGTATACTGTTCAAGATTTAGAATGCATAAATCATAATCTATGTATATATTTCTGGATCCTATATTTTCCAAGCTTTGTAGAGAGCCACCTTGCACATGCTCAGAACGGATGTTGCAACCGACAAAGCCGCCGCACCAGTCATGAACTAGCGTCGGTTTATTTGTGTCTCCTGCACGTCTAACCACTGAGGCGGCGGAAACACACCTCGCGAACATGTTACAGTTTACTCTGCTGTGTACAAGCAGATCTCGTAAACCTCTCCTTGCAACGAGTTGACTCATGTCGCGTTACACACACTGTTTCAGATCGTATGTTTCTAGTGAGTTTGGACATTATTTACTTCTCGGGTCTTAAGTCTTCCAGATGTTACtgagagagaggagaagatGTGACAGCAGCTGTGTTCGCGGCGAATGCTGCTAAGCACACGTGGTTTACATCTAACCGTTGCTTTCATACTAAGAATTTCTTTTCATGGTTGCGATTTGATCATTTGAGTAGTGCAAAAGCATAAATGAAGATTATGAGTATGTCAGCTTGTCCAAATCATGACGTGACGTTTTAGACCACGTAAATCTTGGCCCTGGAGTAAACCCTCCTGTCCGATGTGTATTTGTTTGGTTTAACTTGGCTTAACAGATTGGTTTTCGTTAATTGACATGTAGGAAAAGTCCCTAAAAGGAAgttatatactaatatttttggaatgctattgatatttttaatattaatttctcATTTTACtactaataaaattttccaaaaaatatttgCGTCATGCTGAGCCCGTATTTGCatcatattgtttttaaaaataaaatttcaggaTTCTACCTACATCATATCCTCCAGTTATCCATATAATTATATACACTATTATCCAGGTCTACGAAAAACCcaaaatagtttcatttaaaaacattaaccaAGTTttaatctaaactattaaaatagaaatcatgatttttttcatgtgtgatattttaaatgatctatactattaaaatagaaatcatgatttttttcatgtgtgatattttaaatgGACCATCTCTAGAAAGTTAttgatattatttatttttctgtattttcatGATAAAATCCTAACAACCTATttaattctctttttatttcatcaaaatattattagagataaataatttcgaaaatataatattccaagaatatataattatatatgcatataaccaTTTATAATCGACTTAATTATTCTAGAGCTTATACttttatatgatataattaatattaatagttaattttatcatgcaaatacaataatgtTAGAATTTTACCTTGCAAATAATAAAttgaatcaaatattaaaaatcctaacactattgtatttgcataataaatgttattattattaattatattatacatggatcaatatttatataggtACTGTGTTAACAAACATGtattgataaatatattatattttaaaatacaatactaTAAATTCAAACATACATTGTTATTATAAAAAATGgcttaatctatatatatattggagtGATGAACTTTTCATGCgtaatttcagaaattttaaatatgtaaatatgtataaattgaaaatttaaaatcaaaatatgtaaAGTAATATTGctacataataatataataatatataagccacgtaaatatatctattataaaattacataatataaaacacTAAATTACGTTAAGTTATTTGTAAACATAGCTATTGAAATGTATGAGTGttctattttaattaatgaaatttactttaagaataaaatattaatcaaaatgtAAAAATGTAAGTGGTTGAATTTTATTGGAAatcaaataaaactttaaactaactaaaaaaaacaaaatataatagataaaagtaaatatttagtttctcttaatatatgttaacaaccttaaacattattatatatgtgtatcaagagaaagtataaactaaaatatttaagtatagaaataaaaaaatcgcacggttgtgcggatcaaaatctagttaaatcaataaaatataattgtttccatattttctgGTATTGGTAAAAGTCTATTGCGTTGAATAGTTTGAACAATTCATTCAATTATTTGAttacattaattattataatcgttttcaattgcaaaacttaTTAATTTCATTATAACGACAAATTTAATAACAATCATGATAAATTTAGCACCTACTAAAGATGAGGATAATTTTTACAATCACGATCCAAGAAAAAGAACACGTGCGCGATTGTCATCCGTGGATCCACGTGTAACACAATCATTGGAAGATAGTGTTTCCTTCACTGGTTTTATAAAAACAACCTTCACCGTATCGGCACTTTCCTTCCGATCTCCTCCGACTCGCCCCCAAAAAAGGGAAAGAAATCAATTCGCTTTCACACCTGGAAAGTCTCAAAAAGAGGAAGATACAAATACTATAAAAGTTAGCTCAGTTTCATACATACCCAGATCGATTTTCTAGGGTTCGTTTGATTCTCTGTGATTGCGACAAGCTAGAGATCtctgctgtttttttttttctatggcGGATCGTGGATCTTTCGGATTTGCCCCTCAATTAggtctctaatctcttcatcTACGGTCTTTTTACTCGTTTGGTAGTTTGGATCTGATCATTGATAGGATTCTAGCAAATGGTTGTTGTTTGTCATGTTTGTCGGAAATTGATTATTACTTGGTCTGAATCGAGTTCTTTTGTGTCTTGTCGGAACGAAATCTATGTCTTGATTAGCTAAAATAACTATTTTGCATTTTGGTGTTGGTTAGTGCAAGAGAGTGTAACTGTATCCAGGTTCAAAGTCGTTAGGGTTGTTGTTTGTCATGTTTGTCGGATTGGTTATTACTTGATCTAAACTAAGTTCTTTTGTCTCTTTGTCGGAAATGAAATCTATGGTCGCGATTAGTTGAACAACTCTTTGTGCATTTTGGTGTTGGTTAGTGAACGAGAGTGTTACCAGCTCTTTACCTCTGGAACTGTGTCCAGATTCAAAGTCTTTGCGGTTGTTGTGTTTGCCGGAATTGGTTATTACTTTGTCTGAGCTAAGTTCTCATGTATCTTTGTCGGAATGGAATTTCTGGTCGCGATTAgttgaattaattatttttgcatTCTGATATTGGTTAGTGCAAAAGAGTGTTTATCCTGGAACTGTATCCGGATTCAAAGTCGTTAGCgttgatgtgttttttttttctttgtgaacTTGTAGATATTCAACAGTTGCTGTCTGAAGCACAGCACAGGTGGCTGAGACCTGCTGAGATTTGTGAGATTCTTCGAAACTACCAGAAGTTTCATATTGCGTCAGAGCCTCCCAACCGACCACccagtatgtttttttttcccgCTGAGTTTCTTCAAATTTTGGCTGCAAAACAACATTACTAAGCTATGATGTACATGGCTGAGCAGTGACTAGGATACTGAATAGTTTTATATCCTGCTTCTCTTGGCTTTAAGATTTTCTTACACCGTCTCGTGTTTTTCTAGGTGGATCACTCTTTCTGTTTGATAGGAAGGTGCTCAGATATTTTAGGAAAGATGGGCACAactggaggaagaagaaagatggtaaAACGGTGAAAGAGGCTCACGAAAAGCTCAAGGTTGATAATACATTTTACATTCATGTTTcctcaataattttatataagtattttagagtAACATTGTACTATATATAGGTAGGAAGCATTGATGTATTACATTGTTACTATGCACATGGG
The nucleotide sequence above comes from Brassica napus cultivar Da-Ae chromosome A9, Da-Ae, whole genome shotgun sequence. Encoded proteins:
- the LOC106364131 gene encoding uncharacterized protein LOC106364131 produces the protein MEEQMGGSEDRWKGSLENITEMASNLDSLQKLLLKKAVFVEEDTFSRASLVSEQARTIKVLEQRVQTLERELDAAITAAAHARSEKRQAESSQKAAESRAHEVTKELENTTKVFKLHMEELRGMQEQISKRDNEIKLLEAIIQTLGGKERLRKTGVNE
- the LOC106364143 gene encoding ubiquinol oxidase 2, mitochondrial-like; translated protein: MSQLVARRGLRDLLVHSRVNCNMFARCVSAASVVRRAGDTNKPTLVHDWCGGFVGCNIRSEHVQVYLMGDFNMRWRRMCSASATEKKDEKPRLDTVRKDQDGGGSVTVPSYWGIETAKMKIARKDGSKWPWNCFMPWETHQADLTIDFKKHHVPKNMADKIAYVIVKILRVPTDIFFQRRYGCRAMMLETVAAVPGMVGGMLLHLKSIRRFEHSGGWIKALLEEAENERMHLMTMMELVKPKWYERLLVILVQGVFFSSFFTCYVVSPRLAHRIVGYLEEEAIHSYTEFLKDIDDGKIENVEAPAIAIDYWRLPEDATLKDVVTVIRADEAHHRDVNHFASDIRNQGKELREAAAPIGYH